One Mesorhizobium loti genomic window carries:
- a CDS encoding biotin carboxylase, translated as MARSALILVEGHRSISLLYVKAAQCLGLHPITLSADPAQYDYLAAEGIEAIRVDTDNLDALIHECSRLRATYEIAGITGFAGDDESVSATVGKLCRHFDLPGPNPASIERCCDKFTQRQLLSEAGVPIPAYRLAANATEVESCAAEIGLPVVLKPAVGSGSIGVRLCRSVEEVAEHTTYLLDGKHTWQSSPKILVEEFAQGPYYCTLVMGNEVLGIGAADFGPLPHFVFLRSIFPAPVTDDEHRRIADVSLSCLRALGLGWGPTNIELRWTRRGPVVIEVNPRLVGGTGPRLAQAAHGIDLVTEHIKLVIGDEWDLRRRHSHIAAARFLLVDRDGILDWIDGDTRAAAVPGVAEVKFYVEPKTPTIRKGDYRDCIGHVVAVSPSLVQTEIALQRAVDSISWSITPFPTLGE; from the coding sequence ATGGCAAGAAGCGCGCTCATCTTGGTTGAAGGCCACAGGAGTATCAGTCTGCTATACGTGAAAGCGGCTCAGTGTCTTGGCCTTCATCCAATTACCCTGTCGGCTGATCCAGCTCAGTACGACTATCTTGCGGCGGAAGGAATTGAGGCGATCCGTGTCGATACAGACAATCTCGATGCGCTGATCCACGAATGTTCTCGGCTGCGTGCGACGTATGAGATTGCTGGCATTACTGGCTTTGCCGGCGACGACGAGTCGGTCTCTGCGACAGTCGGCAAGCTCTGCCGGCATTTCGATCTACCGGGACCGAACCCCGCATCGATTGAACGATGCTGCGACAAATTCACTCAACGTCAGCTCCTTTCGGAGGCCGGCGTTCCGATACCTGCTTATCGCCTGGCAGCGAATGCGACGGAGGTGGAAAGCTGTGCCGCCGAGATCGGCCTGCCGGTAGTTCTTAAGCCAGCCGTAGGTAGCGGCAGCATCGGTGTCCGATTGTGCCGCAGCGTCGAAGAGGTAGCCGAACATACGACCTATCTGTTGGACGGGAAGCACACATGGCAGTCTTCGCCGAAGATACTGGTCGAAGAGTTCGCACAAGGTCCTTATTATTGCACTCTTGTAATGGGAAATGAGGTCCTTGGGATTGGCGCCGCTGATTTCGGCCCCCTGCCGCATTTCGTCTTCCTGCGGAGCATCTTCCCGGCCCCTGTGACTGATGACGAGCATAGGCGTATCGCCGATGTTTCGCTGAGCTGTTTGCGAGCTCTCGGCCTTGGCTGGGGGCCAACGAACATTGAACTCCGTTGGACGAGGCGTGGCCCAGTCGTCATTGAAGTCAACCCGCGTCTTGTGGGTGGGACCGGACCTCGGCTGGCTCAAGCGGCTCACGGTATCGATCTCGTCACCGAGCACATCAAGCTTGTGATCGGCGACGAATGGGATTTGCGCAGAAGGCATTCGCACATTGCGGCCGCGCGGTTCCTACTTGTTGATCGCGATGGGATCCTCGACTGGATCGATGGCGACACTCGGGCGGCTGCTGTACCAGGTGTCGCCGAGGTCAAATTCTATGTTGAACCCAAGACGCCGACCATCAGGAAAGGCGACTACCGAGACTGTATCGGACATGTCGTCGCCGTTTCACCCAGTCTTGTTCAGACCGAGATCGCACTTCAGCGTGCCGTCGACTCGATCAGTTGGTCGATCACACCATTTCCGACCCTTGGCGAATAG